One Streptomyces sp. CNQ-509 DNA window includes the following coding sequences:
- the sufC gene encoding Fe-S cluster assembly ATPase SufC — protein MATLEIRDLHVSVEADNATKEILKGVDLTVKQGETHAIMGPNGSGKSTLAYSVAGHPKYQITSGTVTIDGEDVLEMSVDERARAGLFLAMQYPVEVPGVTVSNFLRTSATAIRGEAPKLRTWVKEVKEAMERLNIDPAFAERNVNEGFSGGEKKRHEILQLELLKPKIAILDETDSGLDVDALRIVSEGVNRIRESGEVGTLLITHYTRILRYIKPDHVHVFAGGRIAESGGPELADKLEEEGYAAYAKGGPVSGANNQGEVA, from the coding sequence ATGGCAACGCTTGAAATCCGCGACCTGCACGTCTCCGTCGAGGCCGACAACGCCACGAAGGAGATCCTCAAAGGCGTCGACCTGACCGTGAAGCAGGGCGAGACTCACGCCATCATGGGCCCCAACGGCTCCGGCAAGTCCACCCTGGCGTACTCCGTCGCCGGCCACCCCAAGTACCAGATCACCTCCGGGACCGTCACCATCGACGGCGAGGACGTGCTGGAGATGAGCGTCGACGAGCGCGCCCGCGCCGGCCTCTTCCTCGCCATGCAGTACCCGGTCGAGGTCCCCGGCGTCACCGTCTCCAACTTCCTGCGCACCTCCGCCACCGCCATCCGCGGCGAGGCACCCAAGCTCCGCACCTGGGTCAAGGAGGTCAAGGAGGCGATGGAGCGGCTGAACATCGATCCCGCCTTCGCCGAGCGCAACGTCAACGAGGGCTTCTCCGGCGGTGAGAAGAAGCGCCACGAGATCCTCCAGCTCGAACTCCTCAAGCCGAAGATCGCGATTCTCGACGAGACCGACTCGGGCCTGGACGTCGACGCGCTGCGCATCGTCTCCGAGGGCGTCAACCGGATCCGCGAGAGCGGCGAGGTCGGCACCCTCCTGATCACCCACTACACCCGCATCCTGCGCTACATCAAGCCCGACCACGTGCACGTCTTCGCGGGCGGCCGGATCGCCGAGTCCGGCGGCCCGGAGCTGGCGGACAAGCTGGAGGAAGAGGGCTACGCAGCGTATGCCAAGGGCGGCCCCGTGAGCGGAGCGAACAATCAGGGGGAGGTAGCGTGA
- a CDS encoding non-heme iron oxygenase ferredoxin subunit: MTDTTNATYVRACALSELEEDLPKRVDLAGTPVSVVLTGDEVFAIYDICSHANVSLSEGEVEDCQIECWLHGSTFDLRTGKPSGLPATRPVPVYPVKIEGDDVLVSVTQES, translated from the coding sequence ATGACCGACACGACCAACGCGACGTACGTACGCGCCTGTGCGCTGAGCGAGCTGGAGGAGGACCTCCCCAAGCGGGTGGACCTCGCCGGCACGCCGGTGTCGGTCGTGCTCACCGGGGACGAGGTGTTCGCGATCTACGACATCTGCTCGCATGCGAACGTCTCGCTCTCCGAAGGCGAGGTGGAGGACTGCCAGATCGAGTGCTGGCTGCACGGCTCCACCTTCGACCTGCGTACCGGCAAGCCCTCCGGGCTGCCCGCGACGCGCCCCGTCCCCGTGTACCCCGTCAAGATCGAAGGGGACGACGTGCTCGTCTCCGTCACCCAGGAGTCCTGA
- the sufD gene encoding Fe-S cluster assembly protein SufD yields the protein MADAQKIPAGSTAAGSIAVAAESTVATRMSAPPSFDVADFPVPHGREEEWRFTPLERTRGLHDGSATATGEPKTAITAPDGVTVETVGRDDARLGRAGTPVDRIAAQAYSSFEKATVVTVPKDTQLTEPIRVSVHGEHRNGEAVVSYGHQLIELGAFAEAVVVIDHTGDAVLAENTEYVLGDGAKLTVVSVQDWADGAVHVAQQSALIGRDASFKSVIVTFGGDLVRLHPRAHYAGPGAEAELYGLYFTDAGQHQEHRLFVDHDAPHCRSNVAYKGALQGADAHAVWIGDVLIRKRAEGTDTYELNRNLVLTDGARVDSVPNLEIETGEIVGAGHASATGRFEDEQLFYLMARGIPADEARRLVVRGFFAELVQQIGIEDVEQRLIEKIEAELEASVA from the coding sequence ATGGCCGACGCCCAGAAGATCCCGGCCGGCTCCACCGCCGCCGGAAGCATCGCGGTGGCCGCCGAGTCCACCGTGGCCACCAGGATGAGCGCCCCGCCGTCCTTCGACGTGGCCGACTTCCCGGTCCCGCACGGCCGGGAGGAGGAGTGGCGCTTCACCCCGCTGGAGCGGACCCGCGGCCTGCACGACGGCAGCGCCACCGCCACCGGCGAGCCCAAGACGGCCATCACCGCGCCCGACGGCGTCACCGTCGAGACCGTCGGCCGCGACGACGCCCGGCTGGGCCGGGCCGGCACCCCGGTGGACCGGATCGCCGCCCAGGCGTACTCCTCGTTCGAGAAGGCCACGGTCGTGACCGTGCCGAAGGACACGCAGCTCACCGAGCCGATCCGGGTCTCGGTGCACGGGGAACACCGGAACGGAGAGGCAGTCGTCTCGTACGGGCACCAGCTCATCGAGCTGGGCGCCTTCGCCGAGGCCGTCGTCGTCATCGACCACACCGGCGACGCGGTGCTCGCCGAGAACACCGAGTACGTGCTCGGCGACGGCGCCAAGCTCACCGTCGTCTCCGTGCAGGACTGGGCCGACGGGGCCGTGCACGTCGCGCAGCAGTCCGCGCTCATCGGCCGGGACGCCAGCTTCAAGTCCGTGATCGTCACCTTCGGCGGCGACCTGGTCCGGCTGCACCCCCGGGCGCACTACGCGGGCCCGGGCGCCGAGGCCGAGCTGTACGGGCTGTACTTCACCGACGCGGGACAGCACCAGGAGCACCGCCTGTTCGTCGACCACGACGCCCCGCACTGCCGGAGCAATGTGGCGTACAAGGGCGCGCTCCAGGGTGCCGACGCGCACGCCGTGTGGATCGGCGACGTGCTGATCCGCAAGCGCGCCGAGGGCACCGACACGTACGAGCTCAACCGCAACCTGGTGCTCACCGACGGTGCCCGCGTCGACTCGGTGCCCAACCTGGAGATCGAGACCGGCGAGATCGTCGGCGCGGGCCACGCGTCGGCCACCGGCCGCTTCGAGGACGAGCAGCTCTTCTACCTGATGGCCCGCGGCATCCCGGCCGACGAGGCCCGCAGGCTTGTCGTCCGCGGCTTCTTCGCCGAGCTGGTGCAGCAGATCGGCATCGAGGACGTCGAGCAGCGCCTGATCGAGAAGATCGAGGCCGAGCTGGAGGCGTCCGTGGCATGA
- the sufB gene encoding Fe-S cluster assembly protein SufB: MTAPIETAPEHPELEGLGRYEYGWADSDAAGAAAKRGLSEDVVRDISSKKSEPDWMLKTRLKGLRLFGKKPMPTWGSDLSGIDFDNIKYFVRSTEKQAQSWEDLPEDIKNTYDKLGIPEAEKQRLVAGVAAQYESEVVYHQIREDLEEQGVVFLDTDTALKEHPELFKEYYGTVIPPGDNKFASLNTAVWSGGSFIYVPKGVHVEIPLQAYFRINTENMGQFERTLIIVDEGAYVHYVEGCTAPIYQSDSLHSAVVEIIVKKNARCRYTTIQNWSNNVYNLVTKRAVAYEGATMEWVDGNIGSKVTMKYPAIYLMGEHAKGETLSVAFAGEGQHQDAGAKMVHMAPNTSSNIVSKSVARGGGRTSYRGLIEIGEGAENSKSNVLCDALLVDTISRSDTYPYVDVREDDVTMGHEATVSKVSDDQLFYLMQRGLSEDEAMAMIVRGFVEPIAKELPMEYALELNRLIELQMEGAVG, translated from the coding sequence ATGACTGCGCCCATCGAGACCGCTCCGGAGCATCCCGAGCTCGAAGGACTGGGACGCTACGAGTACGGCTGGGCCGACTCCGACGCGGCCGGCGCCGCCGCGAAGCGCGGCCTGTCCGAGGACGTCGTCCGGGACATCTCCAGCAAGAAGTCCGAGCCCGACTGGATGCTGAAGACCCGGCTGAAGGGCCTGCGGCTGTTCGGCAAGAAGCCCATGCCCACCTGGGGCTCCGACCTCTCCGGCATCGACTTCGACAACATCAAGTACTTCGTCCGGTCCACCGAGAAGCAGGCCCAGTCCTGGGAGGACCTGCCGGAGGACATCAAGAACACCTACGACAAGCTCGGCATCCCCGAGGCGGAGAAGCAGCGCCTGGTCGCCGGCGTCGCCGCGCAGTACGAGTCGGAGGTCGTCTACCACCAGATCCGTGAGGACCTGGAGGAGCAGGGCGTCGTCTTCCTGGACACCGACACCGCGCTCAAGGAGCACCCGGAGCTGTTCAAGGAGTACTACGGCACGGTCATCCCGCCCGGTGACAACAAGTTCGCCTCCCTCAACACCGCGGTCTGGTCCGGCGGCTCGTTCATCTACGTCCCCAAGGGCGTGCACGTCGAGATCCCGCTGCAGGCGTACTTCCGGATCAACACCGAGAACATGGGCCAGTTCGAGCGGACGCTGATCATCGTCGACGAGGGCGCGTACGTGCACTACGTCGAGGGCTGCACCGCGCCGATCTACCAGTCGGACTCGCTGCACTCGGCGGTCGTCGAGATCATCGTGAAGAAGAACGCCCGCTGCCGGTACACCACGATCCAGAACTGGTCGAACAACGTGTACAACCTGGTCACCAAGCGCGCGGTGGCCTACGAGGGCGCGACCATGGAGTGGGTCGACGGCAACATCGGCTCCAAGGTCACCATGAAGTACCCGGCGATCTACCTGATGGGCGAGCACGCCAAGGGCGAGACGCTGTCCGTCGCCTTCGCCGGCGAGGGCCAGCACCAGGACGCCGGCGCCAAGATGGTGCACATGGCGCCGAACACGTCGTCCAACATCGTCTCCAAGTCGGTGGCGCGGGGCGGTGGGCGGACCTCGTACCGCGGCCTGATCGAGATCGGCGAGGGCGCGGAGAACTCGAAGTCCAACGTCCTCTGCGACGCGCTCCTGGTCGACACGATCTCCCGCTCTGACACCTACCCGTACGTCGACGTCCGCGAGGACGACGTGACGATGGGCCACGAGGCGACCGTCTCCAAGGTCAGCGACGACCAGCTCTTCTACCTGATGCAGCGCGGCCTGTCCGAGGACGAGGCGATGGCGATGATCGTCCGCGGCTTCGTCGAGCCGATCGCCAAGGAGCTGCCGATGGAGTACGCGCTGGAGCTCAACCGGCTGATCGAGCTGCAGATGGAGGGCGCGGTCGGCTAG
- a CDS encoding metalloregulator ArsR/SmtB family transcription factor, translating into MPGDGTRNRVARSILDHGPSTAADLAHRLELTPAAVRRHLDVLVAEGIVEPRDQRVYGTRGRGRPAKVFALTDCGRDAFDHAYDQLAADALRWIAQSAGGGVRGEAAVAAFARDRVAEQAERYAAELAGMPPESRVEALARLLSEDGYAATARSAPGAPGEQLCQHHCPVAHTAEQYPQLCEAETEVFSRLLGTHVQRLATIAHGDGVCTTFVPEIREPHARRQPPTSGRNPA; encoded by the coding sequence GTGCCCGGTGACGGGACGCGCAACCGCGTGGCCCGCTCCATCCTCGACCACGGCCCGTCGACCGCCGCCGACCTGGCCCACCGGCTCGAACTCACCCCCGCCGCCGTCCGGCGGCACCTTGACGTGCTCGTCGCCGAGGGCATCGTGGAACCCCGTGACCAGCGGGTCTACGGGACCCGCGGCCGCGGCCGGCCGGCCAAGGTCTTCGCCTTGACCGACTGCGGCCGCGACGCCTTCGACCACGCGTACGACCAGCTCGCCGCCGACGCACTGCGCTGGATCGCCCAGAGCGCGGGCGGCGGCGTGCGGGGCGAGGCGGCCGTCGCCGCCTTCGCCCGCGACCGGGTCGCCGAGCAGGCCGAGCGGTACGCCGCGGAGCTGGCCGGCATGCCGCCCGAGAGCCGGGTCGAGGCCCTCGCCCGGCTGCTCTCCGAGGACGGGTACGCTGCCACCGCGCGCAGCGCGCCCGGAGCCCCCGGCGAGCAGCTCTGTCAGCACCACTGCCCGGTGGCGCACACCGCCGAGCAATACCCGCAGCTCTGCGAGGCGGAGACCGAGGTCTTCTCCCGCTTGCTCGGCACCCATGTGCAGCGTCTGGCCACCATCGCCCACGGCGACGGGGTGTGTACGACGTTCGTCCCCGAAATCCGCGAGCCCCACGCTCGCAGGCAGCCACCGACATCCGGGAGGAACCCCGCATGA
- a CDS encoding ABC transporter ATP-binding protein, translating into MQQPSTDAAVAVSGLVKRYGGKTAVAGLDLTAARADVTAVLGPNGAGKTTTVEICEGYRRPDAGTVRVLGRDPLADAAELRPRVGVMLQSGGVYPAARAEEMLRHVARLHAHPLDVVALIERLGLGSCGRTPYRRLSGGQQQRLALAMAVVGRPELVFLDEPTAGLDPQARRATWELIRELRADGVSVVLTTHHMDEAEQLSDKVAIIDGGRLLVEGAPDELCRGGAENTMRFTGRAGLDLGSLLKALPAETAALELVPGSYRITGEINPELLATVTTWCAQNGVLPEQMTVERRTLEDVFLELTGKDLRA; encoded by the coding sequence ATGCAACAGCCCTCCACCGACGCGGCCGTCGCGGTGTCCGGCCTCGTCAAGCGGTACGGCGGGAAGACCGCCGTCGCCGGGCTCGACCTGACCGCCGCCCGCGCCGACGTCACCGCCGTCCTCGGCCCCAACGGCGCGGGCAAGACGACCACCGTGGAGATCTGCGAGGGCTACCGCCGACCGGACGCCGGCACCGTCCGCGTCCTCGGCCGCGACCCCCTCGCGGACGCCGCCGAGCTGCGCCCCCGGGTCGGCGTGATGCTGCAGTCCGGCGGCGTCTACCCCGCCGCCCGCGCCGAGGAGATGCTGCGGCACGTCGCCCGGCTGCACGCCCACCCCCTCGACGTCGTCGCGTTGATCGAGCGGCTGGGCCTCGGCTCCTGCGGCCGCACGCCCTACCGCCGGCTCTCCGGCGGCCAGCAGCAGCGCCTCGCGCTCGCCATGGCCGTCGTCGGCCGCCCCGAGCTGGTCTTCCTCGACGAGCCGACGGCGGGCCTCGACCCGCAGGCCCGCCGCGCCACCTGGGAGCTGATCCGCGAGCTGCGCGCCGACGGGGTGTCCGTGGTCCTCACCACCCACCACATGGACGAGGCGGAACAGCTCTCCGACAAGGTCGCGATCATCGACGGCGGCCGGCTGCTGGTCGAGGGCGCTCCCGACGAGCTGTGCCGCGGCGGCGCGGAGAACACCATGCGCTTCACCGGCCGGGCGGGGCTCGACCTCGGCTCGCTGCTGAAGGCGCTGCCGGCGGAGACCGCGGCGCTGGAACTGGTCCCCGGCTCGTACCGGATAACCGGTGAGATCAATCCGGAGCTGCTGGCCACGGTCACGACCTGGTGCGCGCAGAACGGGGTGCTGCCGGAGCAGATGACGGTGGAGCGGCGCACGCTGGAGGACGTCTTCTTGGAGCTGACGGGGAAGGATCTGCGCGCATGA
- a CDS encoding ABC transporter permease codes for MSARQAGTGVYAPRPGAAPLRRMVAAQAGLETRLLLRNGEQVLLTMIIPAVLLLLFSTVDVVDTGPGQRVDFLAPGAIALAVLATAFTGQAIGTGFDRRYGVLKRLGASPLPRAGLMAAKAAAVLATIVLQLVLLTAIALALGWSPRGGAGGALAVVLLVALGTAAFSGLGLLMAGTLRAEATLAAANLVFVLLLVAGGVIVPLEKFPDGARAVLEVLPVAALSDGLRGVLQDGGGMPWGEVGLLAGWAVLGLAAAARFFRWE; via the coding sequence ATGAGTGCTCGGCAGGCGGGGACCGGCGTCTACGCGCCCCGTCCCGGGGCGGCGCCGCTGCGCCGCATGGTCGCCGCGCAGGCGGGGCTGGAGACGCGGCTGCTCCTGCGCAACGGCGAGCAGGTGCTCCTCACCATGATCATCCCGGCCGTGCTCCTGCTGCTCTTCAGCACGGTCGACGTCGTCGACACGGGACCCGGCCAGCGCGTCGACTTCCTCGCCCCCGGCGCCATCGCGCTCGCCGTCCTGGCCACCGCCTTCACCGGCCAGGCCATCGGCACCGGCTTCGACCGCCGCTACGGCGTGCTGAAGCGGCTCGGCGCCTCGCCGCTGCCGCGCGCCGGGCTGATGGCGGCGAAGGCGGCGGCGGTGCTGGCCACGATCGTGCTGCAGCTCGTGCTCCTGACCGCCATCGCGCTGGCGCTCGGCTGGTCGCCGCGCGGCGGTGCCGGCGGCGCGCTCGCCGTGGTGCTGCTCGTCGCGCTGGGCACAGCAGCGTTCTCCGGCCTGGGGCTGCTGATGGCCGGCACGCTGCGCGCGGAGGCGACGCTCGCCGCGGCGAACCTCGTCTTCGTCCTGCTGCTGGTGGCGGGCGGCGTGATCGTGCCGCTGGAGAAGTTCCCCGACGGCGCCCGCGCGGTGCTCGAAGTGCTGCCCGTCGCAGCCCTGTCGGACGGGCTGCGGGGCGTCCTCCAGGACGGCGGCGGCATGCCGTGGGGCGAGGTGGGGCTGCTGGCCGGCTGGGCGGTGCTGGGACTCGCCGCCGCCGCGCGGTTCTTCCGCTGGGAGTGA
- a CDS encoding heme A synthase, with the protein MQNPLALIAERWTPTQKTVQRATLSALLMSIVIVVTGGAVRLTGSGLGCDTWPKCSNDSLLATSEMGVHGAIEFGNRLLTYVLCAAVGWAIVAARATKPWRRELTRLGWVQFWVVMGNAVLGGAAVLTELNPYTVAAHFLLATGLITITYLTWHRAREGDGGPDLLVGAVVRRLTRALVAVSVLLLAAGTVVTGTGPHAGDSSDVPRMGWISWDHAAKVHSFTAWTVVALTIAIWVTLKLVDGPPGPLSRTRDLFWVLMSQAVVGYAQYLTDVPEFLVMIHLFGSTLVWIAVLRVAVSLRHRPEVAPAASPSAATPAEVRPVGSTAS; encoded by the coding sequence GTGCAGAACCCCCTCGCCCTCATCGCCGAGCGCTGGACCCCGACGCAGAAGACGGTCCAGCGCGCGACGCTCTCCGCACTGCTGATGAGCATCGTCATCGTCGTCACCGGGGGCGCCGTCCGGCTGACCGGCTCCGGGCTCGGCTGCGACACGTGGCCCAAGTGCTCGAACGACAGCCTCCTGGCGACGTCCGAGATGGGTGTGCACGGCGCCATCGAGTTCGGCAACCGGCTGCTCACGTACGTGCTGTGCGCCGCCGTCGGCTGGGCCATCGTCGCCGCCCGCGCCACCAAGCCGTGGCGCCGCGAGCTGACGCGGCTGGGCTGGGTGCAGTTCTGGGTGGTCATGGGCAACGCCGTCCTCGGCGGCGCCGCGGTGCTCACGGAGCTGAACCCGTACACCGTCGCCGCGCACTTCCTGCTCGCCACCGGGCTGATCACGATCACGTACCTCACCTGGCACCGCGCCCGCGAGGGCGACGGCGGGCCCGACCTGCTCGTCGGCGCCGTGGTGCGCCGGCTGACCAGGGCGCTGGTGGCGGTGTCCGTCCTGCTGCTGGCCGCGGGCACCGTCGTGACCGGCACCGGGCCGCACGCGGGCGACTCCAGCGACGTGCCCCGGATGGGGTGGATCAGCTGGGACCACGCGGCGAAGGTGCACTCGTTCACGGCATGGACGGTGGTCGCCCTGACGATCGCGATCTGGGTGACGCTGAAGCTCGTCGACGGCCCGCCGGGGCCGCTGTCCCGGACCCGGGACCTGTTCTGGGTGCTGATGTCGCAGGCCGTCGTCGGCTACGCGCAGTACCTGACCGACGTGCCCGAATTCCTGGTCATGATCCACCTGTTCGGTTCGACGCTGGTGTGGATCGCGGTGCTGCGGGTGGCGGTCTCGCTGCGGCACCGGCCGGAGGTGGCGCCCGCGGCTTCGCCTTCGGCGGCGACGCCGGCTGAGGTGCGGCCGGTGGGCTCCACGGCCTCGTAG
- a CDS encoding heme o synthase has protein sequence MTAVESRPAGVLGQGTAHRPTGARVKAFVALTKPRIIELLLITTVPVMFLAAEGVPDLWLVLATCIGGYLSAGGANALNMYLDRDIDALMHRTEQRPLVTGMVRPAEGLAFGLALTVVSTVWFATLVNPLSAALALGANLFYVLVYTMLLKRRTSQNIVWGGIAGCMPVAIGWSAVTNSVSWASLILFLVMFFWTPPHYWPLSMKVKDDYARVKVPMLPVVASNKVVARQIVAYSWVMVAVSLLLWPLGYTGWFYPVVAAVLGAVWLREAHGLLRRAKSGVVGAKLKEMRLFHWSITYVSLLFIAVAVDPFLR, from the coding sequence GTGACGGCCGTCGAATCCCGACCCGCAGGGGTACTCGGGCAGGGCACTGCGCACCGGCCGACCGGTGCCCGGGTGAAGGCGTTCGTGGCGCTGACCAAGCCGCGCATCATCGAGCTGCTGCTCATCACCACCGTTCCGGTGATGTTCCTGGCCGCCGAGGGCGTGCCCGACCTGTGGCTGGTGCTCGCCACCTGTATCGGCGGCTATCTGTCCGCCGGCGGTGCCAACGCGCTGAACATGTACCTGGACCGGGACATCGACGCGCTGATGCACCGCACCGAGCAGCGGCCGCTGGTGACCGGGATGGTCCGGCCCGCGGAGGGGCTGGCCTTCGGCCTGGCCCTGACGGTGGTCTCGACCGTGTGGTTCGCCACACTCGTCAACCCGCTGTCGGCGGCGCTCGCGCTCGGCGCGAACCTCTTCTACGTCCTCGTCTACACGATGCTGCTGAAGCGGCGCACCTCGCAGAACATCGTCTGGGGCGGCATCGCCGGCTGCATGCCGGTCGCCATCGGCTGGTCCGCGGTGACGAACTCCGTCTCCTGGGCGTCGCTGATCCTCTTCCTGGTGATGTTCTTCTGGACGCCGCCGCACTACTGGCCACTGTCGATGAAGGTCAAGGACGACTACGCGCGCGTCAAGGTGCCGATGCTGCCGGTGGTGGCGTCGAACAAGGTCGTGGCGCGGCAGATCGTCGCCTATAGCTGGGTGATGGTCGCCGTCTCCCTGCTGCTGTGGCCGCTGGGCTACACCGGCTGGTTCTACCCGGTGGTGGCCGCGGTGCTCGGCGCGGTGTGGCTGCGCGAGGCGCACGGGCTGCTGCGGCGGGCGAAGAGCGGGGTCGTGGGCGCGAAGCTCAAGGAGATGCGGCTCTTCCACTGGTCGATCACCTATGTGTCGCTGCTGTTCATCGCGGTGGCCGTGGACCCCTTCCTGCGCTGA
- the tkt gene encoding transketolase, which produces MSTQPTTDFEWNELDDRAVDTARVLAMDAVQKVGNGHPGTAMSLAPAAYTLFQKVMRHDPADPQWTGRDRFVLSAGHSSLTLYTQLYLGGFGLELADLEAFRTWGSKTPGHPEYGHTAGVETTTGPLGQGVANAVGMAMSARYERGLFDPDAPAGTSPFDHHIWVIAGDGCLQEGISHEASSLAGHQKLGNLILLWDDNHISIEGDTAAAVSEDTVARYEAYGWHVQRVAQKPNGDLDPQALYRAFQEARAVTDRPSFIAARSIIAWPAPNAQNTEAAHGSALGAEEVAATKRVLGFDPERHFEVDGDVLAHARALGARGAEAHAKWDKQFTAWREAHPERAAEFDRIRAGELPAGWADKLPTFPAGKAVATRKASGEVLKALGPVVPELWGGSADLAGSNNTTIPGSTSFLPADNPLTDADPYGRTVHNGIREHAMAAAMNGITLHGNTRVYGGTFLVFSDYMRNAVRLSALMHLPVTYVWTHDSVGLGEDGPTHQPVEHLTSLRAIPGLNVVRPADANETVIAWREILRRYTKEYGVGAPHGLALTRQGVPTYEANDDTARGGYVMFEAEGPGGEDTEPQVILIGTGSEVQLAVAARELLQAEGVPVRVVSMPSVEWFDEQPQEYRDAVLPPAVKARVAVEAGVGMTWRRFVGDAGRVVSLEHFGASADYKVLFREYGLTADAVADAARESLRAGSR; this is translated from the coding sequence GTGAGCACGCAGCCGACCACCGACTTCGAGTGGAACGAACTGGACGACCGCGCGGTGGACACCGCTCGCGTTCTGGCAATGGACGCCGTACAGAAGGTCGGCAACGGCCACCCCGGCACGGCGATGAGCCTGGCCCCCGCCGCGTACACGCTCTTCCAGAAGGTGATGCGGCACGACCCCGCCGACCCGCAGTGGACCGGCCGGGACCGCTTCGTCCTCTCCGCCGGCCACTCCAGCCTGACCCTCTACACCCAGCTCTACCTGGGCGGGTTCGGCCTTGAGCTGGCCGACCTGGAGGCGTTCCGCACCTGGGGCTCCAAGACCCCCGGGCACCCCGAGTACGGGCACACCGCCGGCGTCGAGACGACGACCGGGCCGCTCGGCCAGGGCGTCGCCAACGCCGTCGGCATGGCGATGTCCGCGCGCTACGAGCGCGGCCTCTTCGACCCCGACGCCCCCGCCGGCACCTCCCCGTTCGACCACCACATCTGGGTGATCGCGGGCGACGGCTGCCTCCAGGAGGGCATCTCGCACGAGGCGTCCTCGCTGGCCGGCCACCAGAAGCTGGGCAACCTCATACTGCTCTGGGACGACAACCACATCTCCATCGAGGGCGACACCGCCGCCGCCGTCTCCGAGGACACCGTCGCGCGGTACGAGGCGTACGGCTGGCACGTCCAGCGCGTCGCGCAGAAGCCGAACGGCGACCTCGACCCCCAGGCGCTGTACCGGGCGTTCCAGGAGGCCAGGGCGGTCACCGACCGGCCGTCGTTCATCGCCGCCCGCTCGATCATCGCCTGGCCGGCGCCGAACGCGCAGAACACCGAGGCCGCGCACGGCTCGGCGCTGGGCGCGGAGGAGGTCGCCGCGACCAAGCGGGTCCTCGGCTTCGACCCCGAACGGCACTTCGAGGTCGACGGTGACGTGCTCGCGCACGCCCGCGCGCTGGGCGCGCGCGGCGCGGAGGCGCACGCCAAGTGGGACAAGCAGTTCACCGCCTGGCGGGAGGCCCACCCCGAGCGCGCCGCGGAGTTCGACCGGATCCGCGCGGGCGAACTGCCCGCGGGCTGGGCGGACAAGCTGCCGACATTCCCCGCCGGCAAGGCCGTCGCCACCCGCAAGGCGTCGGGCGAGGTGCTGAAGGCGCTCGGCCCGGTGGTGCCGGAACTCTGGGGCGGCTCGGCCGACCTCGCCGGCTCCAACAACACCACCATCCCCGGCTCGACCTCGTTCCTGCCCGCGGACAACCCGCTGACCGACGCCGACCCGTACGGCAGGACCGTCCACAACGGGATCCGCGAGCACGCCATGGCCGCCGCCATGAACGGCATCACGCTGCACGGCAACACCCGTGTCTACGGCGGCACCTTCCTGGTCTTCTCCGACTACATGCGCAACGCGGTGCGGCTGTCGGCGCTCATGCACCTGCCGGTGACGTACGTGTGGACGCACGACTCCGTCGGCCTCGGCGAGGACGGCCCGACCCACCAGCCGGTCGAGCACCTGACGAGCCTCCGCGCCATCCCCGGGCTGAACGTGGTCCGCCCGGCGGACGCCAACGAGACGGTCATCGCCTGGCGCGAGATACTGCGCCGCTACACCAAGGAGTACGGCGTCGGCGCCCCGCACGGCCTGGCACTGACCCGGCAGGGCGTGCCGACGTACGAGGCCAACGACGACACCGCCCGCGGCGGCTACGTGATGTTCGAGGCCGAGGGCCCCGGCGGCGAGGACACCGAGCCGCAGGTCATCCTCATCGGCACCGGCTCCGAGGTGCAGCTCGCGGTCGCCGCCCGCGAGCTGCTGCAGGCCGAGGGCGTGCCGGTGCGGGTGGTCTCGATGCCGTCCGTGGAGTGGTTCGACGAGCAGCCGCAGGAGTACCGCGACGCGGTGCTGCCGCCCGCGGTGAAGGCCCGGGTGGCGGTCGAGGCGGGCGTCGGGATGACGTGGCGGCGCTTCGTCGGGGACGCCGGACGCGTCGTCTCCCTGGAGCACTTCGGCGCCTCCGCCGACTACAAGGTCCTGTTCCGCGAGTACGGGCTCACCGCCGACGCCGTCGCCGACGCCGCCCGGGAATCCCTGCGGGCCGGAAGTCGCTGA